A DNA window from Schlesneria paludicola DSM 18645 contains the following coding sequences:
- a CDS encoding STAS domain-containing protein translates to MTVQRRFKRMLIEVRDRLHLLHMGEMEIWDGADLALLREGLFRLIDGEDCDSIVIDMRYVKYIPSGFFGMLFDWQEKCGTRFALTPPQPNVQRMLWFRQFFKLNGDGLYEMQREATESLIPTESTPEPCLSSQTA, encoded by the coding sequence ATGACGGTCCAGCGGCGCTTCAAACGGATGCTGATCGAAGTTCGGGACAGGCTGCATTTGCTGCACATGGGCGAGATGGAGATCTGGGATGGAGCCGATCTTGCGCTCTTGCGCGAAGGCCTTTTCCGCTTAATTGATGGCGAAGATTGCGATTCGATCGTCATCGACATGCGTTACGTCAAATACATTCCCAGCGGCTTTTTCGGGATGTTGTTTGACTGGCAGGAAAAGTGCGGAACACGGTTCGCGCTCACACCGCCGCAACCGAATGTCCAGCGAATGCTTTGGTTTCGCCAATTCTTCAAATTGAACGGGGATGGTCTGTACGAAATGCAAAGGGAAGCGACCGAATCCCTCATTCCGACGGAATCAACGCCCGAACCCTGCCTCTCGAGCCAGACCGCTTGA
- a CDS encoding zinc ribbon domain-containing protein has protein sequence MSSICAGMKQLHDLRIKLREISDQLERGPRQIAARKLTIDKKKEEVEALKAKVKQLKMTADQKNLQLKTSEARIYDLNGKLNIAANNREYEALRSQIAADTMAKSVLEDEILEALEKVDGAQMDVKKHELEIVAAEADLQKLATDVESKTAGLNERATALQAQVADAEQILPPDLLPQYRRLVQAYGADALAPVINKSCSECYVSVTAQVYLELRAGKVRFCTCGRLMYVADDV, from the coding sequence ATGAGTTCGATTTGCGCTGGGATGAAGCAATTACACGACCTGAGAATCAAGCTACGCGAAATTTCCGACCAACTGGAACGTGGCCCGCGACAGATCGCAGCACGTAAGCTGACGATCGACAAGAAAAAAGAAGAGGTCGAAGCACTCAAGGCCAAAGTCAAGCAGTTGAAGATGACTGCCGACCAGAAAAACTTGCAACTGAAGACCAGCGAAGCGCGTATCTATGACCTCAATGGCAAGCTGAATATTGCCGCAAACAATCGCGAGTACGAAGCCCTGCGTTCGCAGATCGCGGCTGACACGATGGCCAAAAGTGTTCTCGAAGACGAAATCCTCGAAGCCTTGGAAAAGGTCGACGGGGCACAGATGGACGTCAAGAAGCATGAGCTTGAGATCGTGGCCGCCGAAGCCGATTTGCAAAAATTGGCCACCGATGTGGAATCGAAAACGGCCGGCCTGAATGAACGAGCGACCGCACTTCAAGCTCAAGTCGCGGACGCCGAACAAATCCTGCCTCCCGATCTTCTTCCTCAATACCGCCGTCTGGTTCAGGCCTATGGAGCGGACGCTCTGGCACCCGTCATCAATAAGTCCTGCAGCGAATGCTATGTGTCCGTGACAGCTCAAGTTTATCTTGAACTTCGCGCAGGCAAGGTTCGGTTCTGTACCTGCGGCAGGCTGATGTACGTCGCGGATGATGTCTGA
- a CDS encoding Nif3-like dinuclear metal center hexameric protein, whose product MTTVRDVCDRLKTIAPLRLAEDWDNVGLIVGDENREIERILTCLTLTSDVADEAVQSRAGLIITHHPILFKPVKSITANTPEGRILLTLIRHEISVYSPHTAWDNSDCGINQQLAERLELHDIRPLRPHKAEEHIKIVTFVPEPQLEALRSAMWNAGAGVIGNYEKCSFTTRGTGSFQGSETTQPAVGRAGQFEQIDEVRLEIVCAPQQLDRVLNALREGHPYEEPAVDLFSARSLGDGAGSGRMGTLSTPMTLAQLNRIVAEKLRQPNLQFVGDPSQTIKRLGIACGAAGEFLHDAHRAGCQAFLTGEVRFHGCLEATELGIALILPGHYATERFAMEALAARLGQEFPGLPATASHHETDPVRTA is encoded by the coding sequence ATGACCACCGTTCGCGACGTCTGCGACCGACTGAAAACAATCGCCCCGCTTCGTTTGGCGGAAGACTGGGACAATGTTGGACTGATCGTCGGTGACGAAAACCGTGAAATTGAACGCATTCTGACCTGTCTGACGCTGACAAGTGACGTGGCCGACGAAGCGGTTCAATCCCGGGCCGGATTGATTATCACGCATCACCCGATCCTGTTTAAGCCTGTCAAAAGCATTACCGCGAACACCCCAGAAGGGCGAATACTGCTGACCTTGATCCGGCACGAAATTTCGGTCTACAGCCCACACACCGCGTGGGATAACTCGGACTGCGGAATCAATCAGCAACTCGCGGAACGACTGGAGCTGCACGACATTCGACCGCTGCGCCCACACAAGGCGGAAGAACACATTAAGATCGTCACGTTCGTTCCCGAACCGCAACTCGAAGCACTCAGGTCGGCGATGTGGAACGCCGGGGCGGGTGTGATTGGGAATTATGAGAAGTGCAGCTTTACAACACGCGGAACAGGTTCGTTTCAGGGTTCTGAAACGACACAGCCCGCGGTCGGACGGGCTGGGCAGTTCGAGCAAATCGACGAAGTGCGACTGGAGATAGTTTGCGCCCCTCAGCAGCTCGATCGCGTGCTGAATGCCCTGCGCGAGGGCCATCCATACGAAGAACCCGCAGTCGATCTGTTCTCTGCAAGATCGCTGGGTGATGGTGCCGGATCAGGTCGCATGGGAACTCTGTCCACTCCGATGACGCTGGCACAGTTGAACCGGATTGTGGCCGAGAAGCTTCGACAGCCAAATCTTCAATTCGTGGGTGATCCATCCCAAACGATCAAGAGATTGGGAATTGCCTGTGGTGCAGCGGGCGAGTTCTTGCACGACGCGCACCGAGCAGGATGCCAGGCGTTTCTGACGGGCGAAGTCCGTTTTCACGGATGTTTGGAAGCGACCGAACTGGGTATTGCCCTGATCCTGCCGGGTCACTACGCGACTGAGCGATTCGCGATGGAAGCACTCGCCGCACGACTCGGCCAAGAATTTCCCGGGTTGCCCGCCACTGCCAGCCATCACGAAACCGATCCCGTACGCACAGCCTGA
- a CDS encoding argininosuccinate synthase — protein MPSCVLAYSGGLDTSVILGWLQDEGYDVHCVYVDLGQPGEDREAVLKKAYACGAKSARIVDVQEELCRDFAFPVMQWQARYEGVYLLGTSIARPLISKICLQVAREVGADAYAHGATGKGNDQCRFQLAAEALDPGVKIIAPWRIEKYRNKFPGRTEMIAFCQEKGIPVKASVAKPYSSDENCLHISYEAGVLEDPQVTGVDIPDYGMTVSPQEAPDKPEEVTIGFEQGVPVTLNGKKVSALTMVKELNTIGGRNGVGRLDMIENRFVGMKSRGVYEAPGMTLLYEAHRYVEQLTLDRDLLHLRDRLSPEIAEMVYYGFWYTAKMDALMAFNKQTQSVVTGEIKLRLYKGNITVCSRTSPNSLYDDKIASMEAGGSYNQTDAEGFLRLMGLPARVQGRVRPRTY, from the coding sequence ATGCCAAGTTGTGTGCTCGCGTATTCGGGCGGACTGGATACCTCGGTTATTCTCGGGTGGTTGCAGGACGAAGGTTACGACGTTCATTGCGTTTACGTCGATCTCGGCCAGCCGGGAGAAGATCGCGAAGCCGTGCTGAAGAAGGCGTATGCTTGCGGCGCCAAGTCGGCTCGAATTGTCGACGTTCAGGAAGAGCTTTGTCGTGACTTCGCGTTCCCCGTCATGCAGTGGCAGGCTCGATACGAAGGCGTCTACCTGCTGGGGACCTCGATCGCCCGTCCGTTGATCTCCAAGATCTGTTTGCAGGTGGCCCGAGAAGTCGGGGCCGATGCCTACGCCCACGGAGCGACCGGCAAGGGCAACGATCAGTGCCGATTTCAGCTCGCGGCCGAAGCGCTTGATCCCGGCGTGAAAATCATCGCTCCGTGGCGAATCGAAAAATACCGCAACAAGTTCCCCGGCCGCACCGAAATGATTGCGTTCTGCCAAGAGAAGGGAATACCGGTCAAGGCCTCGGTCGCCAAGCCGTATAGTTCTGACGAAAACTGCCTGCATATCAGCTATGAAGCGGGTGTGCTGGAAGATCCCCAAGTCACCGGTGTCGATATTCCCGACTATGGGATGACCGTGTCGCCTCAGGAAGCCCCCGACAAGCCGGAAGAGGTGACGATCGGCTTTGAACAGGGTGTCCCTGTGACGCTGAATGGCAAGAAGGTTAGCGCTCTGACCATGGTCAAGGAACTGAACACCATCGGCGGTCGAAATGGTGTCGGTCGGCTCGACATGATCGAGAACCGCTTCGTGGGAATGAAAAGTCGCGGCGTCTACGAAGCTCCTGGCATGACGCTGTTGTACGAAGCCCATCGCTACGTCGAACAATTGACGCTCGATCGTGACCTGCTGCATCTGCGGGATCGCCTCTCGCCGGAAATTGCCGAGATGGTCTACTACGGTTTCTGGTACACGGCGAAGATGGACGCCCTGATGGCGTTTAACAAACAAACGCAATCGGTCGTGACCGGTGAAATCAAGCTGCGTCTGTACAAGGGCAACATCACCGTATGCAGCCGCACCAGCCCGAACAGCCTGTACGATGACAAAATTGCGAGTATGGAAGCCGGCGGTTCCTACAATCAGACCGATGCGGAAGGGTTCCTGCGGTTGATGGGATTGCCCGCACGCGTGCAAGGTCGAGTCCGGCCACGCACGTACTAA
- a CDS encoding DUF3298 and DUF4163 domain-containing protein, with product MQDVLKTAGRILRLGLPFGLLVAAMLAYYSQNFTVVSRHGDFTLATSELMADQFPAHVAGEGLPSRVFDAVPHVGVASPVAKRLRLRRQAGFAYGNRGHSVSFSCDIPEFPEDSAFLKSLNQQLRREYEAAAAEFTVADWTTVYEGWKEPQSYLMNWEGSIDLDIIHASSTVVSILESRHEYTGGAHGNLVLVGRCFVESRGMVRQLQLGDLFEGGSPWARRLVDFCLNDLREQGASSVPPEPADDPEMESFSTEDLRSFTLSVDGLTFYFSPYHVGCYAEGVFTVHVPYAVIRDLIPDQSPARHFIDTQTK from the coding sequence GTGCAAGACGTCTTGAAAACGGCTGGACGAATTCTTCGTCTCGGACTTCCGTTTGGTTTGCTGGTGGCCGCCATGCTGGCGTACTACTCGCAAAACTTTACGGTCGTCTCAAGGCATGGTGACTTTACGCTCGCGACATCGGAACTGATGGCGGATCAGTTTCCGGCTCATGTCGCGGGCGAAGGCCTCCCCTCGAGAGTTTTCGATGCCGTGCCGCATGTCGGCGTCGCAAGCCCCGTCGCGAAGCGTTTGCGGCTCAGGCGGCAGGCGGGGTTTGCCTATGGGAATCGCGGTCATTCGGTTTCGTTCAGCTGTGACATCCCCGAGTTTCCCGAAGACTCGGCGTTCTTGAAATCCTTGAATCAGCAACTCCGCCGTGAATACGAAGCCGCAGCGGCCGAGTTCACTGTTGCGGATTGGACGACGGTCTATGAGGGCTGGAAGGAACCGCAGTCCTATTTGATGAATTGGGAAGGCTCGATTGACCTCGACATCATTCATGCGTCATCGACAGTCGTCAGCATCCTGGAATCTCGTCATGAATACACGGGTGGGGCTCATGGGAATCTCGTCCTTGTGGGACGCTGCTTTGTCGAATCACGCGGGATGGTGCGGCAATTGCAATTGGGCGATCTCTTTGAAGGTGGCAGCCCCTGGGCTCGGCGTCTGGTTGACTTCTGTCTGAATGATCTGCGTGAGCAGGGCGCTTCAAGCGTTCCACCGGAACCTGCCGACGATCCAGAAATGGAGTCGTTTTCGACAGAGGATTTGCGTTCATTCACACTGTCTGTGGACGGACTGACATTCTATTTCTCGCCCTACCATGTGGGCTGTTACGCGGAAGGCGTGTTTACGGTCCATGTTCCATATGCCGTCATTCGCGATTTGATTCCTGACCAAAGCCCCGCACGGCATTTCATCGACACTCAGACCAAGTAA
- a CDS encoding lipoate--protein ligase family protein, protein MSRLPYLRVLIDPVASSGAWNMAVDEALLESAITDNVATLRWYQWREPTVSLGYFQKSADLVDNDSIAGLPVVRRLTGGGAILHDNELTYSICLPASQSLFAQPHELYDIVHLAIIGSLRQLDFPVTLRGSTWKRPDEPLLCFQRQDAHDVTLNGQKILGSAQRRRRGAIMEHGSLIRKSSEHAPQILGLQDLISVSLPENLATILTVSVADAVAEAWSIGNLTESEIALCQNLEKVYCTNMQVR, encoded by the coding sequence ATGTCTCGACTTCCCTACTTGCGCGTCCTCATTGATCCTGTGGCGAGTTCAGGCGCCTGGAACATGGCCGTCGATGAAGCTCTTTTGGAGTCCGCGATCACTGACAATGTCGCAACCCTGCGGTGGTACCAGTGGCGCGAGCCCACTGTTTCGTTGGGATACTTTCAGAAGTCGGCCGACCTTGTCGACAACGACTCGATCGCAGGGTTGCCAGTTGTTCGCCGACTGACCGGCGGCGGGGCGATTTTGCATGACAATGAGCTGACGTACAGTATCTGTCTGCCTGCATCACAATCGTTGTTTGCACAGCCGCACGAACTGTATGACATCGTTCATCTCGCGATCATCGGTTCGCTACGACAGTTGGATTTTCCCGTGACGTTACGAGGATCGACCTGGAAACGCCCCGACGAGCCTTTACTGTGTTTCCAGCGACAGGACGCACACGACGTGACTCTGAATGGACAGAAGATTCTGGGGAGTGCACAGCGGCGGCGGCGCGGCGCTATAATGGAGCACGGAAGTCTGATTCGGAAGTCGTCGGAGCATGCACCACAGATTCTTGGGCTGCAGGACCTAATTTCGGTGTCACTTCCTGAAAATTTGGCGACCATCCTTACGGTATCTGTTGCAGATGCGGTTGCCGAGGCTTGGTCGATTGGAAATTTAACAGAATCGGAAATCGCGTTATGTCAAAATCTTGAAAAGGTTTACTGCACAAATATGCAGGTTCGGTGA
- a CDS encoding FHA domain-containing protein, with the protein MLQAELKILGGKHQGKLIPLNTKKFLVGREQDCHLRPNSDLVSRHHCVFSIDDYTVRLRDLGSTNGTMVNGTLVRGEVLLKAGDHVTIGKLELEVAIRQSSGKSNPPSSASNLPTAPASSPSLSTAEIPTSSEDVDTSYELPAFAPPPSTIEVAVAAPADTAIIGATDPQMQPPGFAGYPPQGYPQMMPAGYPMPGAYMPPQYPQYPPSYGQMPGYGQPMGYPPMGYPQMMPMQQGYPSAAAVAAPVAAPVEPEPAPSSSQLAVRLPNPEETGVKPAAAPAPAAPGAAPPKKEEKPSTSAADIIKQYMSRRG; encoded by the coding sequence ATGTTGCAGGCTGAATTGAAAATTCTTGGTGGCAAGCATCAAGGAAAACTCATCCCCCTGAACACCAAGAAGTTCCTGGTTGGTCGCGAGCAAGATTGCCATCTGCGACCAAACAGCGATCTTGTCAGTCGGCATCACTGCGTCTTCTCGATCGATGACTACACCGTTCGGTTACGAGATCTCGGCAGTACCAACGGAACAATGGTGAACGGGACACTTGTCCGGGGTGAGGTTCTGCTGAAGGCGGGCGACCACGTTACGATTGGCAAGCTGGAACTCGAAGTCGCGATTCGCCAGTCGTCCGGGAAATCAAATCCACCGTCTTCTGCGTCGAATCTTCCGACGGCCCCGGCGTCGTCTCCATCATTGTCAACGGCCGAAATTCCGACAAGTTCGGAAGATGTCGATACGAGCTACGAGCTGCCCGCATTTGCGCCGCCCCCTTCGACAATCGAAGTTGCCGTGGCGGCGCCTGCTGATACCGCGATCATCGGCGCGACTGACCCTCAGATGCAGCCACCCGGATTCGCGGGATACCCTCCTCAGGGCTATCCCCAGATGATGCCCGCCGGTTATCCGATGCCGGGCGCCTATATGCCTCCACAGTATCCTCAGTATCCACCTTCCTATGGACAGATGCCAGGCTACGGTCAACCGATGGGGTATCCCCCAATGGGTTACCCTCAGATGATGCCGATGCAGCAGGGCTATCCGAGTGCCGCAGCGGTGGCGGCTCCGGTCGCCGCACCTGTGGAGCCAGAACCAGCGCCGTCATCGTCGCAGCTTGCCGTCAGGCTTCCCAATCCGGAAGAAACTGGCGTGAAGCCTGCAGCTGCACCGGCTCCTGCCGCTCCAGGGGCCGCTCCTCCGAAAAAGGAAGAGAAGCCTTCGACGTCGGCTGCCGATATCATCAAGCAATACATGAGCCGTCGAGGTTGA
- a CDS encoding rhodanese-like domain-containing protein — MTVPLELDCRSIHNKLVAGESFLFLDCREASEFATARIPGTTLIPMSELTQRVGELEPYRESAIVVHCHHGGRSLRVTNWLRQQGWPQVTNMAGGIDEWSQQIDPSIPRY, encoded by the coding sequence ATGACTGTTCCGCTTGAGTTGGACTGCCGGTCCATTCACAACAAATTGGTGGCTGGTGAGTCGTTTCTGTTTCTCGACTGCCGCGAAGCCAGCGAGTTTGCGACCGCGCGTATTCCTGGTACGACGTTAATTCCGATGAGCGAGTTGACGCAGCGTGTCGGTGAACTCGAGCCCTATCGCGAATCGGCAATCGTTGTCCACTGCCACCATGGCGGACGCAGTCTGCGCGTGACGAATTGGCTCAGGCAGCAAGGCTGGCCTCAGGTGACGAATATGGCTGGCGGCATCGACGAGTGGTCGCAGCAGATCGATCCATCAATCCCCCGTTATTAG
- a CDS encoding metal ABC transporter permease — protein sequence MMFRELISILSGWGWLDTWTVLIGALAAMSCSLPGAWLLLRRQSLLGDALSHSILPGIVLAYLALHRLEVNHWVTPNAGSRHLVLFLGAAVSGVLSAVITELIQRWGRMDRDASIGVVFTSMFALGLLLIRMFADKVHVDPGCVLYGSLETSVLMRLSDAIPIPQAAAVNGIILAVNGLIVLIFFKELRLSTFDPGLAGAVGVNAKWIQLGLMTMTAATLVAAFESVGAILVIAMLIVPAATARLLTDRLGMMLILTLIIAALSALLGHAGAITIPSMLFSRLGYTDVRDASTAGMMAIAAGCLFIVTILASPRHGLIRRTLDRLRLKIRIASEDRLGSLFRRDELTTTNSTSTQVDHDQMSAGTWFDWLALKHLFRHRLITAASPTATLTDRGRDLARNLVRSHRLWEAYMARHFDLPGDHLHATAEEVEHFLSPELQKELAIELDQPTLDPHGKSIPRPL from the coding sequence ATGATGTTCCGAGAACTGATTTCGATTCTGAGTGGCTGGGGATGGCTCGACACCTGGACGGTCCTGATTGGCGCCCTCGCCGCCATGTCGTGCTCGCTTCCGGGGGCGTGGCTGCTGCTTCGACGACAGAGCCTTCTTGGCGACGCATTGAGCCATTCCATTCTTCCCGGAATCGTGCTTGCCTATCTGGCTCTCCATCGGCTTGAAGTCAATCATTGGGTGACCCCAAATGCCGGATCGAGACACCTCGTGTTGTTTCTTGGGGCGGCTGTTTCGGGAGTCCTGTCTGCTGTCATCACGGAACTCATTCAGCGGTGGGGACGCATGGATCGCGATGCCTCGATTGGAGTGGTCTTTACCTCGATGTTCGCACTCGGCCTACTGCTGATTCGCATGTTTGCGGACAAAGTTCACGTCGATCCAGGCTGCGTCTTATATGGTAGCCTGGAAACATCGGTCTTGATGCGGCTCTCCGATGCGATCCCCATTCCACAGGCTGCCGCCGTCAATGGAATCATCCTCGCCGTGAACGGGCTGATCGTGCTGATCTTCTTCAAAGAACTGCGACTCAGTACCTTTGATCCCGGCCTTGCTGGTGCCGTCGGAGTGAATGCGAAATGGATCCAGTTAGGCCTCATGACGATGACCGCCGCGACGCTTGTGGCGGCCTTTGAAAGCGTCGGCGCCATTCTGGTGATCGCCATGCTGATCGTCCCCGCCGCGACCGCACGGCTGCTGACCGATCGCCTAGGAATGATGCTGATCCTGACGCTTATCATCGCCGCACTAAGTGCCCTGCTGGGGCACGCCGGCGCGATCACCATCCCAAGCATGCTGTTCTCGAGACTTGGTTACACAGACGTTCGCGACGCAAGCACCGCGGGCATGATGGCGATTGCGGCCGGGTGCCTCTTCATCGTGACCATCCTGGCCAGCCCACGACATGGCCTGATCCGGCGCACACTGGATCGACTTCGCCTGAAGATTCGAATCGCGAGCGAAGATCGACTCGGCAGCTTGTTTCGCCGCGACGAACTGACGACAACAAACTCGACGTCGACTCAGGTGGACCACGATCAGATGTCAGCGGGAACGTGGTTTGATTGGCTTGCCCTGAAGCATCTGTTCCGACACAGATTGATTACCGCCGCATCGCCCACAGCCACTTTGACAGATCGCGGTCGAGATTTAGCGAGAAATCTGGTTCGCTCCCATCGGCTGTGGGAAGCGTACATGGCTCGACACTTCGACCTTCCCGGCGATCATCTGCACGCCACGGCGGAAGAAGTCGAGCATTTTCTTTCTCCTGAGCTGCAGAAAGAACTTGCCATCGAGCTGGATCAGCCGACGCTTGACCCTCACGGGAAGTCGATCCCACGCCCGCTATGA
- a CDS encoding YdjY domain-containing protein, which yields MTRRFSISALIALLTWTNLCLNCQGADDNPPPTSTVSSPDEPKPLNKSGTVLLDAKGKKLLLRSEVVLREGLLEMLVCLKQTKEHESLLSVQSPAQIVHAGLLALGAEPGSPVRWQPEYQPATGQQIEIFLNWTDEQKKAHRVPAQNWIRHATRRYFVEKLEKLPDTFRLPDDSELKWDTKHHELLWYGHMTAMQRDTCLKLSKDESFQAAVKSIFKQSQIRPMEANWVFAGSFFVTDEKTGEKYYQAESGDLICVANFATATLDLAATSSATNDDLMFEAYTERIPPVGTKVTIELIPIFKAPQKSEQPRK from the coding sequence ATGACGCGACGATTTTCGATAAGCGCTTTGATCGCCCTGCTAACCTGGACAAATCTGTGTCTCAATTGCCAGGGCGCAGACGACAATCCGCCCCCCACATCGACTGTATCCAGTCCGGATGAACCCAAGCCTCTGAACAAATCAGGAACGGTTCTCTTGGACGCCAAGGGAAAGAAGCTGCTGCTTCGAAGTGAGGTCGTGCTGCGCGAAGGCCTGCTGGAAATGCTGGTGTGCCTCAAGCAAACCAAAGAACACGAATCATTGCTCTCGGTACAGTCGCCCGCCCAGATTGTGCATGCGGGGCTCTTGGCACTGGGGGCAGAACCGGGTAGCCCCGTTCGATGGCAGCCCGAGTACCAGCCAGCCACCGGACAACAGATCGAGATTTTCCTCAATTGGACGGACGAGCAGAAGAAGGCTCATCGTGTTCCCGCTCAAAACTGGATTCGACATGCTACACGCCGCTACTTTGTCGAGAAGCTCGAAAAGCTTCCCGACACGTTCCGCCTGCCCGATGATTCCGAATTGAAGTGGGACACCAAGCACCACGAATTGCTGTGGTATGGTCACATGACCGCCATGCAGCGTGACACCTGCTTGAAGCTTTCCAAAGATGAATCATTTCAGGCCGCGGTGAAATCCATCTTCAAGCAATCGCAGATCCGCCCGATGGAAGCCAACTGGGTTTTCGCGGGAAGCTTTTTTGTGACGGATGAGAAAACCGGCGAAAAGTATTACCAGGCCGAATCAGGTGATCTGATTTGTGTCGCCAACTTTGCCACGGCGACGCTGGATCTCGCAGCGACCAGCAGTGCCACGAATGACGACCTGATGTTCGAAGCGTATACGGAGCGAATTCCCCCAGTGGGAACGAAAGTCACGATCGAATTGATCCCGATTTTCAAAGCCCCGCAGAAGTCTGAACAGCCCCGAAAATAA
- a CDS encoding zinc ribbon domain-containing protein, translating into MPAWPGGPCPKCGEEMPPNMIHCRTCRMLLNPELEKDSVEIPHFVPLQEVDSLVEITPLGLFVDCTSCHQELKINRKYLGQRVQCKFCSADFRLDPQSPAVIEADSYAPCPHCQETLRFAKKYVGSKVACRFCQGKVHILSPH; encoded by the coding sequence ATGCCCGCTTGGCCTGGTGGACCGTGTCCGAAATGCGGTGAAGAGATGCCGCCGAACATGATTCATTGCCGTACCTGTCGGATGTTACTGAATCCAGAGTTGGAAAAAGATAGCGTCGAAATCCCGCATTTCGTTCCTCTCCAGGAGGTCGATAGCTTGGTTGAAATTACCCCCCTTGGGCTGTTCGTTGACTGCACGAGTTGCCATCAGGAACTCAAAATCAATCGGAAGTATCTGGGGCAGCGTGTGCAATGCAAATTCTGCTCGGCCGACTTCCGGCTGGACCCACAGAGTCCGGCGGTGATCGAGGCGGACTCGTATGCGCCGTGTCCTCATTGCCAGGAAACCTTGCGGTTCGCCAAGAAGTACGTTGGTTCGAAAGTCGCCTGCCGATTTTGCCAGGGCAAGGTTCATATTCTGAGCCCTCATTAG
- a CDS encoding PIG-L deacetylase family protein: MTTSEPLRILVIGAHPDDCELKAGGLTTLYRQAGHHVKFVSVTNGEAGHQSLPPAELVQTRLAETNAVAALMGIDYEILSNRDGRLLPTLEARFELIALIRRFRPDLILTHRPNDYHPDHRATSTLVCDAAYMVIVPHIVPDVPALRVNPVIAYLSDHFQRPAPFQPTIVVDVEPVLERIVDQMVCHRSQFFEWLPYTLCDEKSFPKDAAGERDYVKQFYCQFNGPLADRYRDLVVKTYGETAGRSIRYIEAFEPCEYGSPMTAETRKRLFPMLP; the protein is encoded by the coding sequence ATGACGACATCTGAACCACTGCGAATCCTGGTCATTGGAGCCCATCCGGACGATTGCGAATTGAAAGCGGGGGGGCTAACAACGCTTTACCGCCAGGCGGGCCACCACGTCAAATTTGTCAGCGTGACGAATGGTGAGGCCGGACATCAAAGTCTTCCGCCAGCCGAACTGGTTCAGACGCGATTGGCGGAAACGAATGCCGTCGCGGCCTTGATGGGGATCGACTACGAGATCCTGTCGAATCGAGATGGCCGCTTGCTTCCCACTCTGGAAGCGAGATTCGAACTGATCGCGTTGATCCGCCGTTTTCGGCCGGACCTGATTCTGACTCATCGCCCCAACGACTATCATCCTGACCACCGTGCAACCTCGACCCTTGTCTGCGATGCGGCTTACATGGTGATCGTCCCCCATATCGTTCCCGACGTGCCTGCACTGCGAGTGAACCCGGTGATCGCCTATCTTTCGGATCACTTCCAGCGGCCCGCACCATTCCAGCCGACGATCGTTGTCGATGTCGAGCCGGTGCTTGAACGCATCGTTGACCAGATGGTTTGCCATCGCTCGCAGTTCTTCGAATGGCTTCCGTACACACTGTGCGACGAGAAGTCGTTCCCGAAGGATGCTGCGGGCGAACGAGACTATGTGAAGCAGTTCTACTGCCAGTTCAATGGGCCACTGGCTGATCGATATCGCGATCTGGTCGTGAAAACGTATGGTGAAACAGCAGGGCGTTCTATACGGTATATCGAAGCATTTGAACCATGTGAGTACGGATCGCCGATGACGGCGGAAACACGCAAGCGACTGTTTCCCATGCTTCCATGA